Proteins encoded by one window of Leopardus geoffroyi isolate Oge1 chromosome X, O.geoffroyi_Oge1_pat1.0, whole genome shotgun sequence:
- the NXT2 gene encoding NTF2-related export protein 2 isoform X3, producing the protein MDRRRRALTRLYLDKATLIWNGNVVTGLEALTNFFDTLPSSEFQVNMLDCQPVHEQATQAQTTVLVVTSGTVKFDGNKQHYFNQNFLLTAQSNPQNTVWKIASDCFRFQDWAST; encoded by the exons gcACTAACCAGGCTGTATCTGGACAAGGCCACTTTAATATGGAATGGAAATGTTGTTACAGGGCTAGAAGCCCTAACCAATTTCTTTGATACGTTGCCTTCTAGTGAGTTCCAGGTCAATATGTTAGATTGCCAACCAGTTCATG AGCAAGCTACTCAGGCCCAGACCACAGTTCTCGTTGTGACCAGCGGAACTGTGAAGTTTGATGGAAACAAACAACACTACTTCAACCAGAACTTCCTGCTGACCGCCCAGTCTAATCCTCAAAACACCGTGTGGAAGATTGCAAGCGATTGCTTTCGTTTCCAAGATTGGGCTAGTACTTAA